A genomic window from Treponema maltophilum ATCC 51939 includes:
- a CDS encoding type I restriction endonuclease subunit R, with the protein MKHERQIENEFIKKLIDLKYVYREDIRDQFSLEENFRKHFERLNRVKLSDSEFIRLCDSIINPDVFENAKKLREINTFKRDDDTPLQYTLVNLKNWCKNEFEVINQLCINTENSNHRYDVILLINGIPVVQIELKTLQITPKKAMEQIVNYKNDPGNGYTNSLLCFIQLFIVSNETNTYYFANNRKEHFSFNADERFLPIYEFADKNNNKITNLYEFANCFLPKCTIGELISRYMVLVVSEQKLLIMRPYQIYAVKAIVDCIEQNRGNGYIWHTTGSGKTLTSFKTSTLLKDNPDIEKCLFVVDRKDLDRQTRIEFNKFQEGCVEENTNTESLVKRLTSDDYKDKVIVTTIQKLGLALDDDSKRNQEKRKRGELTFKERLLKLQDKRMAIIFDECHRSQFGDNHEAIKTFFPKAQLFGFTGTPIFEENSNYKQVDGTIGSYKTTKDVFEKELHSYTITNAIDDGNVLRFHIDYFKPDDTHIAAKADTKISKRKIVEAILSKHDAATYSRRYNAIFATASINEAIEYYDLFNEVQKEYLDLDEGFIPLNISCVFSPPAEGNKDVKQLQEDLAQEKEDNKQEPDKKKEALRRIIDDYNSKYKTNHTINDFDLYYQDVQKRIKDQQYPNADYPHENKIDIVIVVDMLLTGFDSKYLNTLYVDKNLKQHGLIQAFSRTNRVLNTTKPYGNIIDFRGHEDEVDAAIRLFSGKENSEKVKEIWLVDPAPTMIKKLEKAVDELGKFMNAQGLECKPEAVSNLKGDTARAMFIDKFKQIQRLKTQLDQYTDIKKEQVADIETLLPEDTVRAFRGAYLDIAGRLKDEQEKDIHNVSPEVEQLDFEFVLFSSAIIDYDYIMALISQYTQSNVPKKEKMTKKELIDLIASTSNLMDERKDIEEYIEELDQFIKTSKENKGLSENEVMEGYRKFKAKKNSKELISLSEKYGLESQALKTFVNGIMERMIFDGEKLIDLLEPLNLSWRERTQKELELMDELVPLLKKMANGKEIMGLKAYE; encoded by the coding sequence ATGAAGCATGAAAGACAAATAGAGAATGAATTTATCAAAAAATTGATAGATTTAAAATATGTTTATCGCGAAGATATTAGAGATCAATTTTCATTAGAAGAAAATTTCAGAAAGCATTTTGAAAGATTGAACCGTGTAAAATTAAGTGATTCTGAATTTATAAGATTATGTGATAGTATAATAAATCCAGATGTTTTTGAGAATGCAAAAAAGCTCAGAGAAATAAATACTTTTAAAAGAGATGATGATACGCCTTTGCAATATACTCTTGTAAATCTCAAAAACTGGTGCAAAAACGAATTTGAAGTAATCAACCAACTATGCATTAACACAGAAAATAGTAACCATCGCTATGATGTTATCTTGCTTATTAATGGTATCCCGGTAGTTCAGATTGAATTAAAAACTTTACAAATCACCCCTAAAAAAGCGATGGAACAAATAGTGAATTATAAAAATGATCCGGGAAATGGATATACAAATTCTCTACTTTGTTTTATTCAGCTTTTTATTGTTAGTAATGAAACTAATACCTATTATTTTGCCAATAATCGCAAGGAGCATTTTTCATTTAATGCAGATGAAAGATTCTTGCCTATTTATGAATTTGCAGATAAGAACAATAATAAAATAACCAATCTATATGAATTTGCGAATTGTTTTTTACCTAAGTGTACTATTGGAGAACTTATCAGTAGATATATGGTTTTGGTAGTGAGTGAGCAAAAATTGTTGATTATGCGACCATATCAGATCTATGCCGTGAAAGCAATTGTAGATTGTATTGAGCAAAATCGGGGCAATGGATATATTTGGCATACTACAGGTAGTGGCAAAACTCTTACATCATTTAAGACATCAACACTTTTGAAAGATAATCCAGATATTGAAAAGTGCTTGTTTGTTGTGGATAGAAAAGATTTGGATAGACAGACTCGTATAGAATTTAATAAGTTTCAAGAAGGATGTGTGGAAGAAAATACAAATACAGAAAGTTTAGTTAAGCGTCTCACATCTGATGATTATAAGGATAAAGTGATAGTTACTACCATTCAAAAACTTGGACTTGCACTTGATGATGATAGTAAGCGTAATCAAGAAAAAAGAAAAAGAGGCGAATTGACTTTTAAAGAAAGGCTACTAAAGCTTCAAGATAAGCGTATGGCAATTATTTTTGATGAATGCCATCGTTCACAATTTGGAGATAATCATGAAGCAATAAAGACTTTCTTCCCCAAAGCACAATTGTTTGGTTTTACCGGCACACCAATTTTTGAAGAAAACTCAAATTATAAACAAGTCGATGGAACAATTGGTTCTTATAAAACCACAAAGGATGTATTTGAAAAGGAACTTCATTCTTACACTATCACAAATGCGATTGATGATGGCAATGTTTTACGTTTTCACATTGATTATTTTAAGCCTGATGATACTCATATTGCAGCAAAAGCAGATACAAAGATAAGCAAAAGGAAAATTGTAGAAGCTATTTTGTCCAAGCATGATGCGGCAACATATAGTAGACGGTATAACGCTATTTTTGCAACAGCAAGTATCAATGAAGCAATAGAGTACTATGATTTATTTAATGAAGTACAGAAAGAATACTTAGATTTAGATGAAGGTTTTATTCCATTGAATATTTCTTGCGTTTTTTCGCCTCCGGCTGAAGGCAATAAAGATGTAAAACAACTACAAGAGGATCTTGCACAAGAAAAAGAAGATAATAAACAAGAGCCAGACAAGAAAAAAGAAGCCTTAAGGAGAATTATTGACGACTATAATTCAAAATACAAAACAAATCATACTATCAACGACTTTGATTTGTATTATCAAGATGTACAAAAACGGATAAAAGACCAACAATATCCAAATGCGGATTATCCACATGAAAACAAAATAGATATTGTTATTGTTGTAGATATGCTTTTGACAGGCTTTGATTCTAAATATTTAAATACTTTATATGTAGATAAAAACTTGAAGCAACATGGATTGATTCAAGCCTTTTCAAGAACGAATCGTGTGCTGAATACTACAAAACCTTATGGCAATATTATTGATTTTAGAGGACATGAAGATGAAGTGGATGCAGCGATCAGACTGTTTTCAGGAAAAGAAAACAGCGAGAAAGTTAAAGAAATTTGGCTTGTAGATCCGGCTCCTACTATGATTAAAAAGTTGGAAAAAGCAGTAGATGAACTTGGAAAGTTTATGAATGCACAAGGACTTGAGTGCAAGCCTGAAGCAGTAAGTAACCTTAAAGGTGATACGGCTCGTGCCATGTTTATTGATAAGTTTAAACAAATACAGAGGCTCAAAACCCAACTTGATCAATACACAGATATAAAAAAGGAACAAGTAGCTGATATTGAGACTTTATTACCAGAAGATACAGTTCGAGCATTTAGAGGGGCATATTTAGATATTGCAGGAAGATTAAAAGATGAACAGGAAAAAGATATTCACAATGTATCTCCGGAAGTAGAGCAATTGGACTTTGAATTTGTGTTATTTTCATCTGCCATCATTGACTACGATTATATTATGGCGCTTATTTCTCAATATACTCAATCTAATGTACCGAAGAAAGAAAAAATGACAAAAAAAGAATTGATAGATTTGATTGCCTCAACTTCTAATCTAATGGATGAAAGGAAAGATATTGAAGAGTATATAGAGGAACTTGATCAATTTATTAAGACTTCCAAAGAAAATAAAGGGCTGAGTGAGAATGAAGTAATGGAAGGATACCGGAAATTTAAAGCTAAAAAAAACTCTAAGGAACTTATTTCTCTGTCTGAAAAGTACGGACTTGAATCCCAGGCTCTAAAAACTTTTGTTAATGGAATTATGGAAAGAATGATTTTTGATGGAGAAAAATTGATTGATTTACTTGAACCTCTGAATCTTAGTTGGAGAGAAAGAACGCAAAAAGAATTGGAGCTTATGGATGAATTAGTTCCGTTGTTAAAGAAAATGGCAAATGGAAAAGAGATTATGGGGTTAAAGGCTTATGAGTGA
- a CDS encoding helix-turn-helix domain-containing protein, whose product MELSEIIKTIRSELNLSQEGLVRELHVGFSSVNRWENNKSKPNQIARYALIELCKKKDLDQDLISLLEAMN is encoded by the coding sequence ATGGAACTTTCTGAAATTATAAAGACAATTCGCTCAGAGTTAAATTTATCGCAAGAAGGATTAGTCAGAGAACTACATGTCGGCTTCAGTTCAGTGAATCGGTGGGAGAATAATAAATCAAAACCTAATCAGATAGCAAGATATGCCTTGATAGAGCTTTGTAAAAAGAAAGATTTAGACCAAGATTTGATTTCGTTATTGGAAGCGATGAATTAA